TCCAAGCCGGGCTTAATGAAGTTGTTGATCATTTCATTTTTACGGCTTTCCGGCTGGATGAAGGTTGGGTTCTTCTCATAGAAATCTAAAAGCCGGTCTACGTATTTACTCATTTTAAAGAAGTAGGATTCTTCTTTTACTTTTTCCACCGGTCCACCGCAATCTGGACAGTGACCTTCTTCCAATTGGCGTTCCGTAAAGAAGGATTCACAAGGGGTACAGTACCAGCCTTCATATTCATCAAGATAAATATCGCCTTTTTCCATTAAATAATCAAAGATCTTCGCTACTACTTTTTTATGACGCTCCTGGGTAGTTCGAATAAAATCATCATAGGAAATGTCGAGCTTGTCCCATAAATCTTTGATCCCGCTGACTATATCGTCTACGTATATTTGCGGGGAAACGCCTTTTTCTTCGGCTTTACGCTGGATTTTCTGGCCGTGTTCATCCGTGCCGGTCAAATACATGACCTCATAGCCCTGCAGACGTTTATAACGCGCCATTGCATCGCCTGCCACAGTTGTGTAAGCATGACCAATATGCAAATTGCCGCTTGGATAGTAAATGGGAGTCGTAATGTAAAACGTATTTTTTTCCTCAGCCATTCTTTTCCCTCCTTAATGTATATCAAGCCTTGTGCCGGCTTTTTTCGAACTGCTTCATATAAGTATCTCTATCTATTTTCTTTATTGCCATTCCTAACATTAAAATATACCGAATAATCAATATTCCTGTCAAAGATAACAGGTTGGCTCTGTTAAAATTCACACCTGTATAGACTTGAGTAATTTATGTTTTGCAGGATACTGGATAATTAAACCAATTCTGGTTAGCCAAAATAAGGATGGGCTGCCTGTTATCAGCAATGAAAACTACATTTCAGGCTTTTTATATACGCCTAATGGTATATAATAGATCTAACAGGTTTGGAAATTTTAAGAATTGACACGAATGGGAATGGTTGGTACTATTATGTCGAGACATATGTCGAAATATGACGACTAAACTTTTTGATTGAGGGGAGACAAAATCATGAAATCTACAGGTATTGTACGTAAGGTAGACGAGCTTGGTCGAGTAGTTATTCCTATCGAGCTTCGCCGCACACTAGGAATTAATGAAAAGGATGCTCTTGAAATTTATGTCGATGACGATCGTATTGTACTTAAAAAGTACAAGCCGAACATGACTTGCCATGTAACCGGTGAAGTTTCCGATGAAAATATGAAACTGGCAAATGGCAATCTAGTTCTAAGTAAAGAAGGAGCTCAGAAGCTTCTCGAAGAAATTCAAGGCTACCTTAACAAATAAAGATAAAAAGACGAAGAGACGATTTTTGGTTAATAGGACCTGTGCCTAATGACATATGCTCGGTCATAAGCCCTTTCTGCTTGGCAGAAGGGGCTTATTGTTTTACTCATTCACATGGTAGGCCTGATAAACATCCCGTTTGGAAAGCTTACGATCCAAAGAAGTCTGCTTAATGGCTTCCTTGCTTTTCATCCCCTCTTTTTCTACATAGTGGTTCACATGTTCCACTAGAGATAAATGGGTCCACCAAAACTTGTCTTCAACCTCTTCTTCCTGCGTTCCCTCCACGAGTACGCAGAATTCACCCCGCACCTCGTTTTCTTGAGCCCAGTTCACAAGCTCCTCCAAAGTCCCTCTTAAAAATTCTTCATAGCGCTTCGTCAGCTCTCTTGCCAATACGGCCTGCCGGTGACCGAAATGCTCAAACAAATGACTGAGCATTTCCTTTAAGCGGTGAGGGGATTCATAAAAAATTAACGTACAGCGATAAGTATCCAAGCGCTCCAGTTCTGCCTGACGGTCCTTTTTTTTCCTAGGTAAAAACCCATAAAAGAAAAACTGCTCTGTAGACAGGCCCGAGGCGGCAAGCGCCGGTAGAGCCGCATTGGCTCCCGGAAGAGGAATAACCGGAATTCCCGCACCAACAGCTTCTTTGACTAGATCAGCTCCAGGGTCGGATATTCCCGGCATTCCGGCATCACTTACGACGGCGCACGTTTCCCCGTGCTGCATACGTTCCAGGAGCTGCGGGCCACGCGTGTGTTTGTTATGCTCATGATAGCTGATCAAGGGCGTGCTGATTTGAAAAT
This Halobacillus salinarum DNA region includes the following protein-coding sequences:
- the rsmI gene encoding 16S rRNA (cytidine(1402)-2'-O)-methyltransferase; this translates as MISQKSFSSDRQTGTLYIVPTPIGNLEDMTYRAVTVLNEVDHIAAEDTRNTKKLLTHFQISTPLISYHEHNKHTRGPQLLERMQHGETCAVVSDAGMPGISDPGADLVKEAVGAGIPVIPLPGANAALPALAASGLSTEQFFFYGFLPRKKKDRQAELERLDTYRCTLIFYESPHRLKEMLSHLFEHFGHRQAVLARELTKRYEEFLRGTLEELVNWAQENEVRGEFCVLVEGTQEEEVEDKFWWTHLSLVEHVNHYVEKEGMKSKEAIKQTSLDRKLSKRDVYQAYHVNE
- a CDS encoding AbrB/MazE/SpoVT family DNA-binding domain-containing protein produces the protein MKSTGIVRKVDELGRVVIPIELRRTLGINEKDALEIYVDDDRIVLKKYKPNMTCHVTGEVSDENMKLANGNLVLSKEGAQKLLEEIQGYLNK